The Candidatus Neomarinimicrobiota bacterium genome window below encodes:
- a CDS encoding VWA domain-containing protein, with amino-acid sequence MTESSTTAESHLHDAIASFGRFVRQAGCDLGTGEIMNGVQAASCVDITNREDFKSALRTTFITSHRFIPVFDQLFDLYWRNPDRLENVSDILRKLYESRLAQAELESMKQQAEQMKERRLDSFQPTEEGKEDQEHENKTFDLFMYSPAEILREKRFDAYTEEELKEAKEFLNRWRWEFGERRLRRLKPGRKRHRLNLRGTIRNNIFPTQDFVELAWRQQKWKPRPLIILCDISGSMETYTRILMHFIFTLHAINPRLEAFTFGTRLNRITHTLRHKDVEDTMDILANSIKDWSGGTRIGETIETFNLLWARRVLGSGAVVLVISDGWDTGDVDKLEKEIDRLHRSCHRLIWLNPNLGYDDFQPLTRGVQTLLPHADDFLPIHNLNSLVDLGNVLATLNSRRSASTVPVYA; translated from the coding sequence ATGACAGAATCATCAACAACTGCTGAATCACACCTTCATGACGCCATCGCTAGTTTCGGCCGGTTTGTCCGACAGGCGGGGTGTGATCTGGGAACTGGTGAAATCATGAACGGAGTACAGGCTGCCTCCTGCGTCGATATCACCAACCGGGAAGATTTTAAGAGTGCCTTGCGTACTACCTTCATCACTTCCCACAGGTTTATTCCCGTTTTTGATCAGCTCTTCGATCTCTACTGGCGAAACCCGGACAGGTTGGAGAATGTTTCCGATATCCTTCGGAAACTCTATGAATCACGGTTAGCTCAGGCTGAACTGGAAAGTATGAAGCAGCAGGCGGAACAGATGAAAGAGAGACGCCTCGATTCATTTCAACCAACAGAGGAAGGCAAAGAAGACCAAGAGCACGAAAATAAGACATTTGATCTTTTTATGTACAGCCCTGCGGAAATACTGCGGGAAAAAAGGTTTGATGCCTATACGGAAGAAGAGTTGAAAGAAGCGAAAGAGTTTTTGAACAGATGGCGCTGGGAGTTTGGTGAACGGCGCCTTCGCAGACTGAAACCGGGAAGAAAACGACACCGACTTAACCTTCGAGGTACAATTCGAAATAACATCTTTCCCACGCAGGATTTTGTTGAGTTGGCTTGGCGCCAGCAAAAATGGAAACCGAGACCACTCATTATTCTTTGTGATATCAGCGGTTCCATGGAGACTTATACGAGAATTCTTATGCATTTTATCTTTACTCTCCACGCCATCAACCCTAGGCTGGAGGCTTTCACATTCGGGACACGGCTTAACAGAATCACCCACACTCTCCGCCATAAAGATGTGGAGGATACCATGGATATTTTAGCCAACTCCATAAAGGATTGGTCAGGAGGAACACGAATCGGTGAAACAATTGAGACATTCAACTTGCTCTGGGCGCGGCGGGTCCTCGGTAGCGGTGCGGTGGTACTGGTCATCAGTGACGGTTGGGATACTGGTGACGTTGATAAACTAGAGAAAGAGATTGACCGCCTACACAGGAGCTGTCACCGACTCATCTGGCTCAACCCCAACCTGGGCTATGACGATTTTCAGCCCCTGACTCGAGGCGTTCAGACTCTGCTTCCTCACGCCGATGATTTTCTCCCCATTCATAATCTAAACAGCCTGGTGGACCTGGGGAATGTTCTGGCGACACTCAACAGCCGGCGATCCGCATCAACAGTACCTGTCTACGCATGA
- the acs gene encoding acetate--CoA ligase codes for MINNKFPPPGSFASNAHISSMDQYHELYKQSIDNPEDFWADKAERLDWSEKWSNVRAFDFVDGNISWFENGKLNVSQNCLDRHVDGGHGDRPAIIWEGNDPNEDQTFTYSELLSEVKKFANVLKNNGIEKGDRVCFYLQMVPQLAIAMLACTRIGAVHSIVFGAFSADSLRDRINDSACKILITQDTGVRGIKTDIPMKANADKAVAQTPSIETVLVVKRTGADVNFESGRDFWWHEEMDKADAECPPEPMDSEDPLFILYTSGSTGKPKGVLHTTGGYLTYTSYTHELIFDYHPEDIFWCTADIGWITGHSYIVYGPLANCATTVMFEGVPNYPDFGRFWDIVKKHKINLFYTAPTALRALMKEGDDHVTSRDLSSLRLLGTVGEPIKEPEWMWYHSVVGKEKCPIVDTWWQTETGGILITPLPGATPTKPGSATLPFFGVEPVLLEENGKEIEGNDVSGLLAIKASWPGQLRTVYGDRKRFIDTYFKMYPGYYFTGDGARRDEEGYYWITGRVDDVMNVSGHRIGTAEVEGAIGKANGVAEAAVVGFPHDIKGQGIYGFVTLMTGVDESDEIYEDILKSVTEEIGPHAKPDKLQFTPALPKTRSGKIMRRILRKIAEGDVDKMGDTSTLADPSVVDALVEGRK; via the coding sequence ATGATTAACAACAAATTTCCACCTCCTGGTTCTTTTGCCTCAAATGCGCATATTAGTTCCATGGACCAGTACCATGAACTGTATAAACAGTCCATCGATAATCCCGAAGATTTTTGGGCGGACAAGGCTGAGAGACTGGACTGGAGCGAAAAATGGAGTAATGTCCGGGCCTTCGATTTTGTGGATGGTAATATCAGCTGGTTTGAGAACGGTAAGCTGAATGTGAGCCAGAATTGCCTCGACCGGCATGTGGATGGTGGTCACGGCGACCGACCTGCCATCATTTGGGAAGGGAATGATCCCAATGAAGACCAAACCTTCACCTATTCAGAACTTCTGTCTGAAGTAAAGAAGTTTGCCAATGTGCTCAAAAATAATGGGATAGAAAAAGGAGACAGGGTTTGCTTTTATCTTCAGATGGTGCCTCAGTTGGCCATCGCCATGCTCGCCTGTACCCGGATCGGTGCCGTTCATTCTATTGTGTTTGGTGCTTTTAGTGCAGATTCGCTGAGAGACCGTATCAACGATTCTGCCTGCAAAATACTTATTACGCAAGATACGGGTGTGCGGGGGATCAAAACGGACATCCCAATGAAAGCTAACGCTGATAAAGCTGTGGCGCAGACGCCGTCCATTGAGACGGTGCTTGTCGTGAAGCGTACCGGCGCCGATGTCAATTTTGAGAGTGGGCGTGATTTCTGGTGGCATGAAGAGATGGACAAAGCCGATGCCGAATGCCCGCCTGAGCCCATGGATTCTGAAGATCCTCTCTTTATTCTCTATACCTCCGGCTCAACCGGAAAGCCGAAGGGGGTTCTTCACACGACAGGGGGATACCTCACATACACGTCCTATACGCATGAACTGATCTTTGATTATCATCCGGAAGATATTTTCTGGTGTACAGCGGATATCGGTTGGATCACGGGCCACTCCTACATTGTTTACGGTCCTCTAGCTAATTGCGCCACTACCGTCATGTTTGAAGGGGTTCCCAATTACCCGGATTTTGGCCGGTTCTGGGACATTGTTAAGAAACATAAGATAAACCTGTTTTATACCGCCCCCACCGCACTCCGGGCACTCATGAAAGAAGGTGACGACCACGTCACTTCACGAGACCTGTCATCCCTGCGACTGCTGGGCACGGTAGGTGAACCAATCAAAGAACCAGAGTGGATGTGGTATCACTCCGTGGTGGGCAAGGAAAAATGTCCCATTGTGGACACCTGGTGGCAAACGGAGACAGGCGGTATTCTCATAACCCCTCTTCCCGGGGCCACACCAACCAAACCCGGCTCCGCAACGCTGCCTTTTTTTGGTGTTGAACCGGTTCTTTTAGAAGAAAACGGAAAAGAAATTGAAGGAAATGATGTTTCCGGACTGCTGGCCATTAAAGCTTCCTGGCCTGGGCAGTTGAGAACGGTTTATGGCGATCGTAAAAGATTCATCGATACCTACTTCAAAATGTATCCCGGTTACTATTTTACCGGTGACGGCGCCCGGCGGGATGAGGAAGGCTACTACTGGATTACGGGTAGGGTGGATGACGTCATGAATGTGTCAGGTCATCGCATCGGTACGGCGGAAGTGGAGGGAGCCATAGGAAAAGCTAACGGAGTTGCCGAAGCTGCTGTGGTGGGATTCCCCCATGATATCAAAGGTCAAGGAATTTACGGTTTTGTTACCCTTATGACAGGTGTGGATGAGAGTGATGAAATCTATGAAGATATCTTGAAGAGTGTGACAGAGGAAATTGGTCCTCATGCCAAGCCGGACAAGCTCCAGTTTACACCGGCCCTGCCCAAGACCCGCTCCGGGAAGATCATGCGGCGAATCTTGAGGAAAATTGCTGAAGGAGATGTTGACAAAATGGGTGATACATCAACCTTGGCCGATCCTTCCGTGGTGGATGCGCTGGTTGAAGGGCGTAAGTAG
- a CDS encoding XdhC family protein produces the protein MSRHKDLFDKIGELEAADTPYGLATVFMVQGSSSGKVGDKALYDANGRRIIGYIGGGCIENRVAATAQEAIAEGKPKTVNIDLDSDEMGMGIPCGGYMSVIVEPQLKVPTLLVRGMGRAVEVLCQIAHTLNFKVVIQTPEEEVERYPDVDKIITDPLEMDDIDFDVNYFVLATHHRDDDRISCEAIKRGIPFVAVVASGKKTGIIIDYLRENGITDKDLERFHAPAGLDLEAKTAEEIALSILSEMVMHRNGGTGHPLRSVSAVESEKETS, from the coding sequence ATGTCCAGACATAAGGATCTTTTTGATAAAATTGGGGAGTTGGAAGCGGCTGACACCCCTTACGGTCTTGCCACTGTGTTCATGGTACAGGGTTCTTCCTCAGGGAAAGTAGGCGACAAAGCGCTCTACGATGCAAACGGTCGACGAATTATCGGTTACATCGGCGGCGGCTGTATCGAAAATCGCGTGGCGGCCACGGCTCAGGAAGCCATTGCAGAAGGTAAACCAAAAACTGTTAACATAGATTTGGACAGCGATGAAATGGGGATGGGCATCCCTTGTGGAGGATATATGTCAGTAATTGTAGAACCTCAGTTAAAAGTGCCCACCTTGCTGGTGCGAGGAATGGGACGGGCGGTGGAGGTGCTGTGCCAGATAGCGCACACCCTCAATTTCAAGGTGGTAATTCAGACACCTGAAGAAGAAGTGGAACGGTACCCGGATGTCGATAAGATTATCACCGATCCACTGGAGATGGACGATATCGATTTTGATGTGAATTACTTTGTTCTTGCCACACACCATCGGGACGACGATAGAATATCATGCGAGGCCATTAAGCGGGGCATCCCATTTGTAGCGGTGGTGGCCAGTGGGAAAAAAACGGGCATCATCATTGATTATCTCCGGGAAAACGGTATAACCGATAAAGATCTGGAGCGATTCCACGCCCCGGCAGGACTTGACTTGGAGGCAAAAACAGCGGAAGAGATCGCCCTGAGTATCCTGTCTGAAATGGTAATGCATCGCAACGGCGGCACGGGGCATCCTTTGAGAAGCGTGTCCGCGGTTGAATCTGAGAAAGAAACATCCTAA
- a CDS encoding nucleotidyltransferase family protein, producing the protein MRISATVMAAGQSTRMDNTNKLLLTIDGNPMVKRVCESVLATGFDPVVVVTGFEKDKVEAALNKLELQFTHNSHWADGMATSIFSGLVALPDNTDGNLIALGDMPFVSVETLEKLKNSFISHEGKHIIYPKHDGRQGNPVLFPQKYFYEIMSSTGDRGCKRVLSKYPDHAVPVPIDSNEVILDCDTNEDYLKLKDYSEELNVQT; encoded by the coding sequence ATGAGAATATCAGCCACAGTCATGGCTGCGGGACAATCTACCCGCATGGATAACACAAACAAGTTGCTTTTGACCATTGATGGTAACCCTATGGTCAAACGAGTCTGTGAATCAGTTCTGGCCACAGGTTTTGATCCTGTTGTAGTGGTGACTGGTTTTGAAAAAGATAAGGTTGAAGCAGCTTTGAATAAGCTGGAGCTTCAATTCACCCACAACAGTCACTGGGCTGATGGCATGGCGACCTCTATCTTTTCCGGTTTGGTGGCTCTTCCAGATAACACCGATGGTAACCTCATTGCACTGGGAGATATGCCCTTTGTGTCTGTTGAAACACTGGAAAAATTGAAAAACAGTTTTATTTCTCACGAGGGAAAGCACATAATCTACCCTAAGCATGACGGCCGGCAGGGAAACCCTGTACTGTTCCCTCAAAAATATTTTTATGAGATAATGTCCTCCACCGGAGACAGGGGCTGCAAAAGAGTATTAAGTAAATATCCCGACCATGCCGTTCCCGTTCCAATCGATTCAAATGAAGTGATCCTTGATTGTGACACAAATGAGGACTACCTTAAATTGAAAGATTATTCCGAGGAGTTAAATGTCCAGACATAA
- a CDS encoding MoxR family ATPase, with the protein MKVRIPKSIDAVHDKLSKHNYISDRSLSTSIFLMMKMGKPIFLEGEPGVGKTEVGKVMAKMMGTELIRLQCYEGLDVHNAIYEWNYSRQILQIRLMEAGGEKDKEKLTAEIFGSEFLIKRPLLQAVDYDKKVPPVLLIDELDRADEEFEAFLLEILSDFQVTIPEIGTITAKQRPFVVITSNRTREIHDALKRRCLYHWIGYPSANREFEIVRRRIPDVNEKLGKQVVTFVQAVREKDFYKLPGVAETIDWANALMQLGTTELSTEITEDTLGTLLKYQDDIEKMKGEVTQGLVQRAVAEADMISA; encoded by the coding sequence ATGAAGGTGAGAATCCCTAAATCAATTGATGCGGTGCATGATAAGCTTAGCAAACACAACTATATTTCTGACAGATCTCTTAGTACATCCATATTTCTCATGATGAAAATGGGAAAACCCATTTTCTTGGAAGGGGAGCCGGGTGTGGGCAAGACGGAAGTCGGTAAAGTAATGGCAAAAATGATGGGAACTGAACTGATCCGCCTCCAATGCTATGAAGGCCTTGACGTTCATAATGCCATTTACGAGTGGAATTACTCCAGGCAGATTCTCCAGATTCGCCTTATGGAAGCAGGCGGTGAAAAAGATAAGGAGAAATTAACAGCCGAAATTTTCGGCTCAGAGTTCCTTATCAAAAGGCCACTTTTGCAAGCCGTGGACTATGATAAGAAGGTTCCCCCCGTTCTTCTCATTGATGAACTGGACCGAGCCGACGAAGAATTTGAAGCTTTTTTGTTGGAGATCTTGTCAGACTTTCAGGTTACCATTCCGGAGATCGGCACCATTACCGCCAAGCAGCGACCTTTTGTGGTCATCACCTCGAACAGAACACGGGAAATTCACGATGCCCTGAAACGGAGATGTCTCTATCACTGGATCGGGTATCCCTCTGCAAACAGGGAATTCGAGATAGTCAGGCGGCGGATTCCGGATGTAAACGAAAAGTTGGGGAAACAGGTGGTAACCTTTGTTCAGGCCGTTCGTGAAAAAGACTTCTACAAACTCCCCGGTGTAGCTGAAACCATTGACTGGGCCAACGCTCTCATGCAATTGGGGACTACCGAACTGTCTACGGAAATAACGGAAGATACCCTGGGAACACTTCTCAAATATCAGGACGATATCGAAAAGATGAAGGGTGAAGTGACCCAAGGTCTTGTCCAGCGAGCTGTGGCTGAAGCTGATATGATTTCAGCCTGA